TAGGCGATGTCACCCACCCAATAGACCGCCTGCGGCGCCAGATCGCTGTCCGGATTGGCATCGGCGAAGCCGCGGAAGGCGGCGCGCGCCTCGTCATAGCGCGCCTTGGCGAGCAGGTTCATCGCGCCGCTGAATTGTGCCCGGCCGGCATCCGGCGCCGCAGCCGCCGGACCGCCCGAGGGACCCGCGCCGGCCGGCAGCGTACCGAGCACGCCGGGCGGCGGAGCCAGCGTCCGCGGCGCGGTGTCGGCACTGCGACCGTCGTTCTGCGGCTGCGGCGGAGCGGCAGCCATCGGCGCACCGGCCGACGGCGCGACACTGCCCGGGCACGGCACGGCGTTGGCATCGCCGCCGGTCGAGGCGCCGAGCTGCTGCGCCGCCAGGGCGCAGAGGCGATATTCGAAATCCTTCTGCTGACGGTCGATCTTCGCGTTCAGTTCGCTCACGCGGTGACCGAGCTCTTCGTTCTGGCCCGTCAGATTGCGCACCGAATCTTCGAGATCGCGGATCTTGTCGTTCAGCGCCTTGAGCTGGGCGTCCTGGTCGGCCTCATGCTGCTCACGCGCAAGGCGCGCGGCCTTTTCCTCGTCGCTCTCGCCGAACAGGCCGGCGACGCGGACGAAGCTGCGGTCCTGCGGCTGGACATAGTGAGGCGCCGGCGGCGCGGGCGGTGTTGCAGCCGCGGTGACGGCAAGCCCGATCAGCGCGGCGGAGCTCAGAGCGAGAAGCCTCAGTCCGGTCTTGGTCATCCGCGCCTCCTGTCGAAAAGCCCATTCACAGCCAAGACTTCGCCGAAAATGAGGCTCGGTTCCCTTGCTCTTTCCGGGAAGGCGAAAAAGGGCGCCTTTGGCGGGCGCCCTTTT
The nucleotide sequence above comes from Rhizomicrobium sp.. Encoded proteins:
- the ybgF gene encoding tol-pal system protein YbgF, which encodes MTKTGLRLLALSSAALIGLAVTAAATPPAPPAPHYVQPQDRSFVRVAGLFGESDEEKAARLAREQHEADQDAQLKALNDKIRDLEDSVRNLTGQNEELGHRVSELNAKIDRQQKDFEYRLCALAAQQLGASTGGDANAVPCPGSVAPSAGAPMAAAPPQPQNDGRSADTAPRTLAPPPGVLGTLPAGAGPSGGPAAAAPDAGRAQFSGAMNLLAKARYDEARAAFRGFADANPDSDLAPQAVYWVGDIAYVQKDYDGATRAFAEVIKKYPTSVRAPDSMLKLGQALIASGQKKEGCTALAALPAKYPKAAKAVLEQGADARKTCRGTS